Below is a genomic region from Granulibacter bethesdensis CGDNIH1.
TCGTCGGTTGCGCCCCCGGGATGGTCCCGGTGAAGTGCCAGCAGAACGGAAAATTTGAACGCCTGCGGCGTCTGGGCACGATACAGCCCCTCGCGAGGGACGGTTGAGTCGATAATATTGCCTGCCGCACGCTTTAGCGTATCGGCGACGGGGACGGCGGGAATGGCACCGTCGTGGATTTGCAGAGCCTCGATCAGATCTTCAATGGTGTGATCGGGAAAATAGGGGCGTGCGGCATCATGGATCAGTACGATATCAGGTGCATAGGGCACCAAAGCTTCCAAACCGGCACGGACACTGTCCTGCCGTTCTTTTCCGCCATCAACAATCGGTAGATGGTCCAGACCCTGCAGAAGGGGTGCGATATCGTCAGCACACCCGACCGGTTGCAGCAGATCGACCTTCGCCGACAGACGCTCGGCTCCATGCCTGATCAGCGGCTTTCCGCCTACCGGCAAGAATTGTTTGGGAATATCGCTGCCGAAGCGTGAGCCACTGCCGCCAGCTACGAGAATCGCTGCAATACGCATGCGCGGGGTGTGTTCCGGTGGCGGGTTTCTGTCAACCAGTGATGTCCTATCCCTGACGATCAGTTAGAAAGGGGTATCATAGAAGCAAGCGATGAAAGAAGTATTCAGGCTATTTTAATAATAATTACACTAATGATATATTAATTATGGCATTACAGAGTGATTGATTTTTTGAAAGATTTATCACGATAGTGTTTGTTGTTTGTTATAAGAAAGTATCTGATATAGAGCATCCTATCGGTGTACTGTCTGCAACATTTTGGATGCTCTGCCGACGCATTGACTAAGGATTATTTAATTATTTTGAAATCTGCCATCTCTGTGTTGCTTGTTGAGGATGACGGTGGCGTACGTGACGTCATTCTTGCAGGGCTGTCGGGCCGTGGATTTGTGGTGGCTGCCGCTGAAAGTGGCGAGTCCGCTCTGGAAGTGCTCAGAGAACATGGTGGCTTTGATGTGGTGATCAGTGACATCTGCATGCCGGGTATGTCGGGCTTTGATCTGCGTCAGAAAGTCATGGCGCTTTATCCAGACACGTATTGCATCCTGATTTCAGGTTATACTGACTGTGTGTCAGAGCCTGTTCCCATCCTCCGCAAGCCATTCAGGCTTTCACAACTGGAGGACAGGATCAGATTGTGGCAGATGGGGAGTCAGCAGCAATAACGTCCTGGGTCAGGCGTTATTCCTTTAGCTGCGCCGGATAGTCTCAGCGGCGGCCCGTTATAACCCCCACCAGAAAGCCGATCCCTGCTGCAATGCCGAGTGCTGTCATGGGGTAATCAGCCGTAAAGCTTTTGACAGTATCACAGGTCTCAGCCAGTGCGCTTTGTGCCTCACCATATCTCTGTCGAGCCTTGCCGTGGATCTCGGTTTCAGTATCTCCGGTCAGCCGGCCGATTCCTTCCTGTACTTTGCCGGCCAGTTTTTCTGCCTTGCCTTCAAATTCTTCAGCTTGAGACATTTATTTTGTTCTCTCTCTGTTCTTATGGGCCGGTCCTGTCATCCTGACCGTATTCTGCTCTGGCAACGCCGGGCCTGTGGGCAGGTTGCGTGACAAGACAATATGATAACCCCGATCATTGCCTGTCTCTATGGGGTGACAGAATGCCTTTCTCGTTGCATGCTGTCTGCGAAGTTGTCGGGCATTGATGTTCGGCGCGGGATAAACGTCACAATATAAACAGAGCACTTTGTGCCAGCAGGGGACCGTACCATGGCAGACAGTCCATTGAATGAAGTCGCACATCATATCGCGATCCGGCCGCAATACGAAAATTTCATCGGTGGGCGTTGGGTTGCACCGGTCAAAGGTCAGTATTTCGACAATATTTCTCCCATTAATGGGCAGGTTATCTGCAAGATCGCCCGCTCATCGGCTGAAGATATCGAACTGGCTCTGGACGCCGCCCACAAGGCGCGGGAAGGCTGGGGGCGTACGGCACCGGCTGAGCGTGCGCGCGTCCTGCTGCGTATTGCCGACCGTATGGAAGAAAAGCTGGAGCGTCTGGCGCTGGCGGAGACCATTGATAACGGCAAGCCGATCAGGGAAACGACTGCGGCCGATATTCCGCTGGCGATCGACCATTTCCGCTATTTTGCAGGCGTTTTGCGGTCTCAGGAAGGCTCGATCAGCGAGATCGATCACGATACCGTCGCCTATCATTTCCATGAGCCGCTGGGTGTGGTCGGGCAGATCATCCCATGGAACTTCCCGCTGCTGATGGCTTGCTGGAAGCTGGCGCCGGCTCTGGCGGGCGGCAACTGCGTGGTGATGAAGCCCGCCGAGCAGACCCCCATGAGCATCATGGTGCTCATGGAGATCATCGGTGATCTTCTGCCGGAAGGCGTGCTGAACATCGTCAATGGTTTCGGTGTGGAAGCTGGCAAGCCGCTGGCCCAGAACAAGCGTATCGCCAAGATCGCCTTCACCGGTGAAACCACCACCGGTCGTCTGATCATGCAATATGCCTCTGAAAACCTGATCCCGGTGACGCTGGAGCTGGGTGGCAAAAGCCCGAACATCTTCTTCGAGGATGTTGCCGCCGAGGATGATGATTTCTTCGACAAGGCGCTGGAAGGCTTTGCCCTGTTTGCGCTCAATCAGGGCGAGGTCTGTACCTGTCCCAGCCGCGCTCTGATCCATGAAAAAATTTATGATCGCTTCATGGAAGCTGCGACCCGGCGTGTGCAGGCGATCAAGCAGGGCAACCCGCTCGATTCCAGCACCATGATCGGTGCACAGGCCTCGAACGATCAATTGGAGAAAATCCTGTCCTACATCGATATCGGGCAGCAGGAAGGTGCGAAGCTCCGCACCGGCGGTCAGCGTGTGAGGCCGGGTGGCGATCTGGATAACGGTTTCTATGTCGCGCCGACCATTCTGGAAGGCCACAAC
It encodes:
- a CDS encoding CsbD family protein; this translates as MSQAEEFEGKAEKLAGKVQEGIGRLTGDTETEIHGKARQRYGEAQSALAETCDTVKSFTADYPMTALGIAAGIGFLVGVITGRR
- a CDS encoding response regulator; the protein is MTKDYLIILKSAISVLLVEDDGGVRDVILAGLSGRGFVVAAAESGESALEVLREHGGFDVVISDICMPGMSGFDLRQKVMALYPDTYCILISGYTDCVSEPVPILRKPFRLSQLEDRIRLWQMGSQQQ
- the adh gene encoding aldehyde dehydrogenase, with the protein product MADSPLNEVAHHIAIRPQYENFIGGRWVAPVKGQYFDNISPINGQVICKIARSSAEDIELALDAAHKAREGWGRTAPAERARVLLRIADRMEEKLERLALAETIDNGKPIRETTAADIPLAIDHFRYFAGVLRSQEGSISEIDHDTVAYHFHEPLGVVGQIIPWNFPLLMACWKLAPALAGGNCVVMKPAEQTPMSIMVLMEIIGDLLPEGVLNIVNGFGVEAGKPLAQNKRIAKIAFTGETTTGRLIMQYASENLIPVTLELGGKSPNIFFEDVAAEDDDFFDKALEGFALFALNQGEVCTCPSRALIHEKIYDRFMEAATRRVQAIKQGNPLDSSTMIGAQASNDQLEKILSYIDIGQQEGAKLRTGGQRVRPGGDLDNGFYVAPTILEGHNKMRVFQEEIFGPVVAVTRFKDEAEALSIANDTLYGLGAGVWSRDGNRAYRMGRGIQAGRVWTNCYHLYPAHAAFGGYKQSGIGRETHKMMLDHYQQTKNLLVSYSPKKLGFF